The following coding sequences lie in one Mucilaginibacter sp. KACC 22773 genomic window:
- a CDS encoding helix-turn-helix domain-containing protein, giving the protein MLKQDKEPILQQIKHSCYITRSREGEQFVPEHVFSYQIAGSIQITDGEHTYHVKEGDFRLSKRNHLIKFIKSPPPNGEYRALSIYLDQQTLRNFSMEYGLKSEKHDTDGPFIALKPNALYKSFMESLLPYQQSGHTISNELQRLKLREAILILLQGNPELKDVLFDFSEPGKIDLEGFMNKNYQFNVELKRFAYLTGRSLATFKRDFEKTFHTTPGKWLQQRRLQQAHYLIKQKRQAPSEVYLELGFEDLSHFSFAFKKAFGVAPSKV; this is encoded by the coding sequence ATGCTTAAACAGGATAAGGAACCCATTTTACAGCAAATAAAGCACTCCTGCTACATTACCAGGAGCAGGGAGGGCGAGCAGTTTGTGCCCGAGCATGTTTTTAGTTACCAGATAGCCGGCTCTATCCAGATAACCGACGGAGAGCATACTTATCATGTTAAAGAGGGGGATTTTAGGTTAAGCAAGCGCAATCATCTTATCAAATTTATAAAGTCGCCGCCACCCAATGGCGAGTACAGGGCTTTATCCATCTATCTCGACCAGCAAACCTTGCGTAATTTTAGTATGGAATACGGCCTGAAATCAGAAAAGCATGATACCGACGGCCCTTTTATTGCTTTAAAGCCCAACGCTTTGTATAAAAGCTTTATGGAATCACTGCTGCCTTACCAGCAAAGCGGGCATACCATTAGTAACGAGTTACAACGGTTAAAACTGCGCGAAGCTATATTGATATTATTGCAAGGCAATCCCGAACTTAAAGATGTGCTGTTTGATTTCAGCGAGCCTGGTAAAATAGACCTGGAAGGCTTTATGAACAAAAATTACCAGTTTAATGTAGAGCTAAAACGCTTTGCCTACTTAACAGGGCGTAGTTTGGCTACGTTTAAACGCGATTTTGAAAAAACGTTTCATACTACCCCCGGCAAATGGTTACAGCAGCGCAGGCTGCAACAAGCCCACTACCTGATTAAGCAGAAAAGGCAAGCCCCATCTGAGGTTTACCTCGAACTGGGTTTTGAAGACCTTTCGCACTTCTCGTTCGCGTTTAAAAAAGCATTTGGAGTAGCGCCTTCTAAGGTTTAA
- a CDS encoding SDR family NAD(P)-dependent oxidoreductase yields MEPTNKIALVTGGSRGLGKNMAFALAKKGINVILTYHSKQDEAQAVVAEVENLGVKAAALQLDAGNVKSFDSFFNQLKTVLTDKFNTANFDFLINNAGIGIHAPFADTNEEDFDLLVNVHLKGVFFLTQKALPLINDGGRIINLSSGLARFSNPGYAAYAAMKGAIEVLTRYQAKELGARGIAVNTVAPGAIETDFGGGVVRDNEQVNKMIAGVTALGRVGVPDDIGGVVAFLCTEDARWINAQRIEISGGMNV; encoded by the coding sequence ATGGAACCAACAAATAAAATAGCCCTTGTTACCGGCGGCAGCCGTGGTTTGGGTAAAAACATGGCTTTTGCCCTGGCCAAAAAAGGCATCAACGTAATACTTACGTATCACAGCAAACAAGATGAAGCACAGGCCGTAGTAGCCGAGGTCGAAAACCTGGGCGTTAAAGCCGCTGCCCTGCAATTAGATGCCGGGAATGTTAAAAGCTTCGATAGCTTTTTCAATCAATTAAAAACGGTTTTAACGGATAAGTTTAACACAGCCAATTTTGATTTTTTGATTAACAATGCCGGAATTGGTATACATGCCCCCTTTGCCGATACCAATGAAGAAGACTTTGATTTGCTGGTTAACGTACACTTAAAAGGGGTTTTCTTTTTAACCCAAAAAGCGCTGCCCCTGATTAATGATGGCGGCCGTATTATCAACCTATCAAGCGGGCTGGCCCGCTTCAGTAACCCGGGATATGCTGCTTACGCAGCGATGAAGGGAGCTATTGAAGTATTAACCCGTTACCAGGCCAAAGAATTGGGTGCCCGCGGCATAGCGGTAAATACCGTGGCCCCTGGCGCCATTGAAACTGATTTTGGCGGCGGCGTGGTGCGCGATAATGAGCAGGTAAACAAAATGATTGCCGGTGTAACCGCCCTTGGCCGTGTTGGCGTGCCCGATGATATTGGCGGCGTAGTAGCGTTTTTGTGCACAGAGGATGCGCGTTGGATAAATGCACAACGCATCGAGATATCAGGCGGTATGAACGTTTAA